The Streptomyces sp. NBC_01275 genome has a segment encoding these proteins:
- a CDS encoding NAD(P)-dependent oxidoreductase: MHVTVFGASGAIGHLVVHQLLDAGHHVTAYVRTAAKLTLADENLTVTAGRLSDTTAVRKAVAGADAVISALGPSLKRSVKGTALADGTRTIAEAMRAEDVTRFIGLATPSLADPRDKPHWKPKVLPVMARLAFPNALAELKGMTEAVTSSPLDYTIARITNPVDKPATGRIRSGFLGHDKVGSAMTRADIAAFLVSQLTDPRYRRAMPVISN, from the coding sequence ATGCATGTCACCGTCTTCGGCGCCAGCGGCGCCATCGGCCACCTGGTCGTCCACCAGCTCCTGGACGCCGGACACCACGTCACCGCCTACGTCCGCACCGCCGCCAAACTCACCCTCGCCGACGAGAACCTGACCGTGACCGCCGGCCGGCTCTCCGACACCACAGCGGTCCGCAAGGCCGTGGCAGGCGCGGACGCGGTGATCAGCGCACTCGGCCCGTCGCTGAAGCGGTCCGTGAAGGGCACCGCCCTCGCAGACGGCACCCGCACCATCGCCGAGGCGATGCGGGCCGAGGACGTCACCCGGTTCATCGGCCTGGCCACCCCCTCCCTGGCCGACCCGCGCGACAAGCCGCACTGGAAGCCCAAGGTCCTGCCCGTCATGGCCAGGCTCGCCTTCCCCAACGCCCTGGCCGAGCTGAAGGGCATGACCGAGGCGGTCACCTCCTCCCCGCTCGACTACACCATCGCCCGGATCACCAACCCGGTCGACAAGCCCGCCACCGGCCGCATCAGGTCCGGCTTCCTGGGCCACGACAAGGTCGGCTCGGCGATGACCCGCGCGGACATCGCCGCCTTCCTGGTCTCCCAGCTCACCGACCCCCGCTACCGCCGGGCCATGCCCGTCATCAGCAACTGA
- a CDS encoding helix-turn-helix domain-containing protein produces the protein MDAVAAQKDAVALPEPCSRVPVEHADFIRQVLDRIGDKWTLMVVASLHGGLMRYKDLQSSIPGISQRMLSRTLAQLHQDGLVTRTAYAEVPPRVEYALTPLGASLNDVVASLIDWAADHHEEIRRHRAGGGAADAS, from the coding sequence ATGGACGCCGTAGCAGCCCAGAAGGACGCCGTCGCGCTCCCGGAACCCTGCTCCCGGGTCCCGGTCGAGCACGCGGACTTCATCCGCCAGGTCCTGGACCGGATCGGGGACAAGTGGACGCTGATGGTGGTGGCGAGCCTGCACGGCGGCCTGATGCGCTACAAGGACCTGCAGAGCAGCATCCCCGGCATCTCCCAGCGGATGCTCTCGCGCACCCTGGCCCAGCTCCACCAGGACGGCCTGGTCACCAGGACCGCCTACGCCGAGGTGCCACCGCGCGTGGAGTACGCGCTCACTCCCCTGGGCGCCAGCCTGAACGACGTCGTGGCCTCCCTGATCGACTGGGCCGCCGACCACCACGAAGAGATCCGCCGACACCGGGCCGGCGGAGGAGCAGCCGACGCCTCGTGA
- a CDS encoding DUF5994 family protein, with the protein MTATVSLSPTPEARTAEARTAEAGTPEARTLDAGTLDARTAESRASTPSLRLSLAPTGSVPALLDGAWWPRSRDLESELPALTAVLDPLWGRITRVTVNPTHWPPIPRKVPVAGHVVKVGWFLAEQDPHELLLLSYGSGRWNLLVIPPRTTPASAAWLMAAASDPLRMSTASELMEEAARLRTATETERAGEAVWDSEGGHGARDPAVRPRIPAATAEDGTARFTDSANRTESS; encoded by the coding sequence ATGACTGCGACCGTTTCCCTCTCGCCGACACCAGAAGCCCGAACTGCCGAAGCCCGAACTGCCGAAGCCGGGACTCCCGAAGCCCGGACCCTCGATGCCGGGACGCTCGATGCCCGAACAGCGGAATCCCGGGCCTCCACTCCGTCTCTCCGCCTGTCGCTGGCTCCCACCGGTTCCGTACCGGCTCTCCTGGACGGCGCCTGGTGGCCCCGCTCCCGCGATCTGGAGTCGGAACTCCCCGCGCTGACAGCCGTACTCGACCCACTGTGGGGCCGGATCACCCGGGTCACGGTGAACCCCACCCACTGGCCGCCCATCCCGCGCAAGGTGCCCGTCGCCGGGCACGTCGTGAAGGTGGGCTGGTTCCTTGCCGAACAGGACCCGCACGAACTCCTGCTCCTCTCCTACGGCAGTGGCCGCTGGAACCTGCTGGTCATCCCGCCCCGGACGACTCCCGCCTCGGCAGCCTGGCTGATGGCCGCCGCGAGCGACCCTCTCCGTATGTCGACCGCGAGCGAGCTGATGGAGGAGGCCGCACGTCTGCGGACGGCGACGGAGACCGAGCGCGCCGGGGAGGCGGTCTGGGACTCGGAGGGCGGCCACGGGGCCCGCGATCCGGCCGTACGGCCACGGATCCCGGCGGCGACGGCCGAGGACGGAACCGCCCGGTTCACCGACTCGGCGAACCGGACGGAGAGTTCATGA
- a CDS encoding helicase-associated domain-containing protein produces MKSRSTLATWLGSLDASRLARVLGTRKDAVSPPEPRSVGELADRLQRPGSVALALPRLALPHLQVAEALAALGTPASRDALAELLGGAADDETTRELEAVLEALADHALVWPDGAGKLRMAGPLRQAWDTPLGLDAPLEELLAGTTSDELRGMLAALGVKPPSTKAQRLSALVEHHSDPEQIASVVAKAPAAARELLERRAGAVPGEPPQSIVFGHASPGLEPGALWALERGLLIQDRGRYGPARMPAEVALALRGPGRHAPFEPVPPSARRASVTLTEVDREASAVASAFAAHAASVLSACSAAAPTRLKSGGIGARELARIGKAAQADDAVVRLTLETAYAAGLLGRDGDRVAPTEVYDAWAELEPPEQFAVLLQAWRNLPLTPTRARDEDNKVLPALAGAPPCNGCVQARHGLLAAAAQLPTGQGMRVTSDLGPLIAWHRPLADSSPQDGTPFAAVIREAELLGVLARGALSPLGAHLWTDDMPELNAACRRLLPPATATARIGADLTAVVTGTPSARLAALLDSVADRETSGTAAVWRFGAGSIRRALDAGRIPDDITADLTAVARGPLPQPLSYLIADTARAHGRVRITPAACVVHGDEPALLAELAAHRGLAKLALRQLAPTVLISRSPLDATLAALRAEGYAPVAETTEGTVRIEKTRPQRAAAPVPAPRGTSARATGRIAATRAAKASAAIDPNTLAAQLLAAPPTTPDPAPFEGGVPFATDTEEIVAWWAKRLPYSDVRQLAHAIDAGQDITVEYVATSGNRTVRTLSRLVLDPPYLEAWCRLRDAERVFTLSRIHSVMSACVHECIGGMRVRRLRRRPGA; encoded by the coding sequence ATGAAGTCCCGATCAACGCTGGCGACATGGCTGGGCAGCCTCGACGCCTCTCGTCTGGCACGCGTACTCGGGACGCGGAAGGACGCCGTGTCCCCTCCGGAGCCGCGCTCGGTGGGGGAACTGGCGGACCGTCTTCAGCGCCCGGGATCGGTGGCGCTGGCCCTGCCGCGGCTCGCGCTGCCGCACCTCCAGGTGGCCGAGGCGCTGGCGGCGCTGGGTACGCCCGCATCGCGCGATGCCCTGGCGGAACTGCTGGGAGGAGCGGCGGACGACGAAACCACTCGCGAACTGGAGGCCGTGCTGGAGGCGCTGGCCGATCACGCTCTGGTCTGGCCGGACGGCGCGGGGAAGCTCCGCATGGCCGGACCGCTGCGGCAGGCGTGGGACACGCCCCTGGGGCTGGATGCTCCGCTGGAGGAACTACTCGCGGGCACGACCTCCGACGAGCTGCGCGGCATGCTGGCGGCACTGGGCGTCAAGCCGCCGAGCACCAAGGCGCAGCGGCTGTCCGCACTGGTGGAACACCACAGCGACCCGGAACAGATCGCCTCAGTGGTCGCCAAGGCCCCTGCGGCAGCCCGGGAGCTGCTCGAACGCCGAGCGGGGGCTGTGCCGGGGGAGCCCCCGCAGTCCATCGTGTTCGGGCATGCGAGCCCCGGCCTCGAACCGGGCGCCTTATGGGCACTGGAACGGGGACTGCTGATCCAGGACCGTGGCCGCTACGGTCCGGCCCGTATGCCTGCCGAGGTGGCGCTCGCGCTGCGCGGGCCCGGCCGGCACGCACCGTTCGAACCCGTCCCGCCTTCCGCGCGACGGGCGTCCGTCACCCTGACGGAGGTGGACCGCGAGGCGTCAGCCGTGGCCTCGGCTTTCGCTGCCCATGCCGCCTCGGTCCTGTCGGCCTGCTCGGCAGCTGCGCCGACCCGGCTGAAGTCCGGTGGGATCGGTGCGCGGGAACTGGCCCGGATCGGCAAGGCCGCCCAGGCCGACGACGCCGTCGTACGCCTCACTCTCGAAACCGCGTACGCGGCCGGGCTCCTGGGTCGGGACGGCGATCGCGTGGCACCTACCGAGGTGTACGACGCCTGGGCGGAACTGGAACCCCCGGAGCAGTTCGCCGTACTGCTCCAAGCGTGGCGGAACCTGCCGCTCACCCCCACCCGGGCGCGCGATGAGGACAACAAGGTGTTGCCCGCTCTCGCGGGAGCACCGCCCTGCAACGGCTGCGTACAGGCCCGCCACGGACTGTTGGCCGCAGCCGCACAGCTCCCGACAGGACAGGGCATGAGGGTCACCTCGGATCTGGGGCCCCTGATCGCCTGGCACCGACCGCTTGCCGACTCGTCGCCCCAGGACGGAACGCCGTTCGCCGCCGTGATCCGTGAGGCCGAACTCCTGGGCGTACTCGCTCGCGGCGCCCTCTCCCCGCTCGGCGCCCACCTGTGGACCGACGACATGCCAGAACTGAATGCCGCGTGCCGGCGGCTGCTGCCCCCGGCCACCGCAACGGCCCGGATCGGCGCCGACCTCACCGCCGTCGTCACCGGCACACCGTCCGCGCGGCTGGCCGCACTCCTGGACTCCGTCGCCGACCGGGAGACCAGCGGCACGGCAGCGGTGTGGCGGTTCGGCGCCGGCAGCATCCGCCGGGCTCTGGACGCCGGCCGTATCCCCGACGACATCACAGCCGACCTGACCGCCGTCGCTCGCGGGCCTCTGCCGCAGCCGCTGTCGTACCTGATCGCCGACACCGCGCGCGCCCACGGGCGCGTGCGCATCACCCCCGCTGCCTGCGTGGTCCACGGCGACGAACCCGCGCTCCTGGCCGAACTCGCCGCCCACCGCGGGCTCGCCAAGCTCGCACTGCGACAGCTGGCGCCGACGGTGCTGATCAGCCGCAGCCCGCTCGACGCCACTCTCGCCGCGCTTCGGGCCGAGGGATACGCCCCTGTCGCCGAGACGACCGAGGGCACGGTACGCATCGAAAAAACCCGGCCTCAGCGGGCCGCAGCTCCCGTTCCGGCTCCGCGCGGCACCAGCGCGAGGGCCACCGGGCGGATCGCTGCCACGCGCGCGGCGAAGGCATCCGCCGCCATCGACCCGAACACCTTGGCGGCCCAGCTGCTGGCCGCCCCGCCGACGACTCCCGATCCTGCGCCGTTCGAAGGAGGAGTGCCCTTCGCCACGGACACCGAGGAGATCGTCGCATGGTGGGCGAAGCGCCTGCCGTACAGCGACGTCCGCCAGCTCGCCCATGCCATCGATGCCGGTCAGGACATCACCGTCGAGTACGTCGCCACCTCGGGCAACCGGACCGTGCGCACCCTGAGTCGCCTCGTGCTCGACCCGCCCTACCTCGAAGCCTGGTGCCGTCTTCGGGACGCCGAGCGCGTTTTCACCCTCTCCCGCATCCACAGCGTCATGAGTGCATGTGTGCATGAGTGCATCGGCGGTATGCGGGTACGGCGACTGCGGCGACGGCCAGGTGCATGA
- a CDS encoding DNA-binding protein: MAHRKLSHEGTLVLDCEGLSKFVGDHESVVALVAEARKRGMEVVISALTIIEAVHHRTDKARLAWVLSGVRIVHIGDEEAKAASAMLVNAGLSGHKYAIDAAVAEAALRQRRPVVMLTSDVDDMTKLYGDRVRLVAV, encoded by the coding sequence GTGGCCCACCGCAAGCTGAGCCACGAAGGCACCCTCGTTCTCGACTGCGAGGGCCTGTCGAAGTTCGTCGGCGATCACGAGTCCGTCGTCGCCCTCGTCGCCGAAGCCCGCAAGCGGGGCATGGAGGTGGTCATCAGCGCACTCACCATCATCGAAGCGGTGCATCACCGGACCGACAAGGCGCGGCTCGCCTGGGTCCTGTCCGGCGTGCGGATCGTGCACATCGGCGACGAGGAGGCCAAGGCCGCCTCAGCCATGCTGGTCAACGCTGGTCTGAGTGGTCACAAATACGCCATCGACGCCGCCGTGGCAGAGGCGGCGCTGCGCCAACGCCGCCCGGTCGTCATGCTCACCTCGGACGTCGACGACATGACGAAGCTCTACGGCGACAGGGTGCGCCTCGTCGCCGTGTAG
- a CDS encoding SDR family NAD(P)-dependent oxidoreductase — protein sequence MTNPRKPVGQLAAGQVVLITGAGGGLGRGIALRFAQEGAAVALHCRTAVQAAEEVASAVREAGGRAVVLRADLTVEDECRRVVREAAEWGGGRLDALVNNAGVQPVQALPGMTAADWRAVVDANLTSVFACTQAAADVMRAGERGGTVTHIASVEAGLPAPGHAHYSASKAAVVMHARAAAQEYGPWGIRVNTVSPGLIGREGLAEAWPEGVRRWREAVAVGRLGRPEDVGDACVFLASPLASWVTGHDLVVDGGASARPTW from the coding sequence ATGACGAATCCGAGGAAGCCCGTGGGACAGCTGGCCGCGGGCCAGGTGGTCCTGATCACGGGCGCGGGCGGCGGCCTGGGCCGGGGCATCGCGCTGCGGTTCGCGCAGGAGGGCGCGGCGGTGGCGCTGCACTGCCGTACGGCGGTTCAGGCGGCGGAGGAAGTCGCCTCGGCCGTCCGGGAGGCGGGCGGCCGGGCGGTCGTCCTGCGCGCCGATCTCACCGTCGAGGACGAGTGCCGGCGAGTGGTGCGGGAGGCCGCCGAGTGGGGCGGCGGACGGCTCGACGCGTTGGTGAACAACGCGGGCGTCCAGCCGGTGCAGGCGCTGCCCGGGATGACGGCGGCGGACTGGCGGGCGGTCGTGGACGCCAACCTGACCAGTGTGTTCGCCTGCACACAGGCGGCGGCCGACGTCATGAGGGCAGGGGAGCGCGGAGGGACCGTCACGCACATCGCCTCCGTGGAGGCGGGGCTGCCCGCCCCCGGGCACGCCCACTACAGCGCCTCGAAGGCGGCGGTCGTGATGCACGCCCGGGCGGCCGCACAGGAGTACGGGCCCTGGGGCATCCGCGTCAACACCGTCTCGCCCGGCCTGATCGGGCGGGAGGGGCTGGCCGAGGCCTGGCCCGAGGGGGTGCGGCGGTGGCGGGAGGCGGTCGCGGTCGGCCGGCTGGGGCGACCCGAGGACGTCGGCGACGCCTGTGTGTTCCTGGCCTCGCCCCTCGCGTCCTGGGTGACCGGGCACGACCTGGTGGTGGACGGCGGGGCGTCGGCCCGGCCGACCTGGTGA
- a CDS encoding nitroreductase/quinone reductase family protein has translation MSQADTARRKRPPVALFRAANRLVRPLLASRLHGVLSRFLMLLTYTGRKSGRRITIPVGYFDWEPGTVLATSSGTTWIANLRGGPTVHLRIRGREYEAVPTVIEDRTAITELLAEFADRKTPREAKTLGLPGDRTPTPEELHAAGARGRFVLFRLQT, from the coding sequence GTGAGCCAAGCCGACACCGCCCGACGCAAGCGGCCCCCGGTCGCGTTGTTCCGTGCGGCCAACCGCCTCGTCCGCCCCCTGCTGGCCTCGCGCCTGCACGGCGTCCTCAGCAGATTCCTGATGCTGCTGACCTACACCGGCCGCAAGTCCGGCCGCCGCATCACCATCCCCGTCGGCTACTTCGACTGGGAGCCCGGCACGGTCCTGGCCACGTCCTCGGGGACCACCTGGATCGCCAACCTGCGCGGCGGCCCGACCGTCCACCTCCGCATCCGCGGACGGGAGTACGAGGCGGTGCCCACCGTGATCGAGGACCGCACCGCGATCACCGAACTGCTCGCCGAGTTCGCCGACCGCAAGACGCCTCGCGAGGCGAAGACGCTCGGCCTGCCCGGCGACCGCACGCCCACCCCCGAAGAGCTGCACGCGGCCGGCGCACGGGGACGCTTCGTCCTCTTCCGGCTCCAGACCTGA
- a CDS encoding DsbA family protein — protein sequence MKAEIWSEITCPWCGLGSHRLDKAVERFEHRDEVELIHRSLPLSDRLPVGGGLSVRQGLKQIHGLADDKLEAAPRRIEGLAAREGLAPYNVLENQVGNTRWAHEFLAYASTQGKNREAWDRIFRAYFGEARSVFTVEALLDLADELGLDRDEARRVLDDGRFRQQVQDEARQAQRLGATGAPFLVIDGRYAVPGAQDTDTLLRTLRQAWDATHPPLVRIPLADAEGVCGPDGCAAPAPRPAGA from the coding sequence ATGAAGGCAGAGATCTGGTCCGAGATCACCTGCCCGTGGTGCGGTCTGGGCAGTCACCGTCTGGACAAGGCCGTCGAGCGGTTCGAGCACCGCGACGAGGTCGAGCTGATCCACCGCTCGTTGCCTCTCTCCGACCGACTGCCGGTGGGCGGCGGGCTGAGCGTGCGCCAGGGCCTGAAGCAGATTCACGGCCTGGCGGACGACAAGCTGGAAGCAGCTCCCCGGCGGATCGAGGGGCTGGCCGCGCGGGAGGGCCTGGCACCGTACAACGTGCTGGAGAACCAGGTCGGCAACACCCGGTGGGCGCATGAGTTCCTCGCCTACGCCTCCACGCAGGGCAAGAACCGTGAAGCGTGGGACCGGATCTTCCGCGCCTACTTCGGTGAGGCCCGGTCGGTCTTCACCGTCGAGGCGCTGCTCGACCTGGCCGACGAGCTCGGCCTGGACCGGGACGAGGCCCGGCGAGTGCTGGACGACGGCCGATTTCGGCAGCAGGTGCAGGACGAGGCACGCCAGGCACAGCGACTGGGCGCCACCGGCGCGCCGTTCCTCGTCATCGACGGCCGCTACGCCGTCCCCGGCGCCCAGGACACCGACACCCTCCTGCGCACGCTGCGCCAGGCGTGGGACGCCACGCACCCGCCGCTCGTCCGGATCCCGCTCGCGGACGCCGAGGGGGTGTGCGGGCCGGACGGCTGCGCGGCGCCCGCCCCTCGTCCCGCCGGCGCCTGA
- a CDS encoding DUF6069 family protein — MSPPQVRPTGPRPSPGRAPASATPPPRTSPPPKPPKPPKPLTTSTASPAGRPRPTPAVPPSQPLIPPTPGDSHARDLACHPRFEGPHRRRTGPRSRRGRRGIRHRKRRHRPDRLAAGASDDFQPLWPSSYLPLTVLGVLAGAIGRQIVRGRADDPEAALRWLVPTVVTLSLVPDIAVGVENSAPGASWGGVAALILMHLAVAAVAVPAYRRCTHAHMHS, encoded by the coding sequence ATGAGCCCACCACAGGTCCGGCCGACAGGTCCGCGGCCGTCACCGGGGCGGGCTCCGGCATCGGCCACGCCACCGCCCCGCACTTCGCCGCCTCCGAAGCCTCCGAAGCCTCCGAAGCCGCTGACGACGTCGACGGCTTCACCCGCCGGCCGACCCCGGCCGACCCCGGCCGTCCCGCCGTCTCAGCCGCTGATCCCGCCCACTCCCGGAGATTCCCATGCCCGTGACCTCGCCTGCCACCCCCGGTTCGAGGGGCCGCACCGTCGGCGCACCGGCCCTCGCAGCCGCCGTGGCCGCCGTGGGATCCGGCATCGCAAACGCCGTCATCGCCCTGACCGCCTGGCCGCCGGGGCCTCGGACGACTTCCAGCCGCTGTGGCCGAGCAGCTACCTGCCTCTGACGGTGCTCGGTGTCCTGGCCGGCGCGATCGGCCGGCAGATCGTGCGGGGCCGAGCGGATGATCCGGAAGCCGCCCTGCGGTGGCTTGTGCCCACGGTGGTCACCCTCTCGCTCGTTCCGGACATCGCCGTCGGCGTCGAAAACAGCGCGCCAGGCGCCAGTTGGGGCGGCGTCGCCGCCTTGATCCTCATGCACCTGGCCGTCGCCGCAGTCGCCGTACCCGCATACCGCCGATGCACTCATGCACACATGCACTCATGA
- a CDS encoding FMN-dependent NADH-azoreductase, giving the protein MSYLLHIDSSSIGTASVSRQVAQSFRDAWTGEVVHRDLAASPVPHLSAAGVSARFTDPAQHTPEQAAAVAVQDELIEEFLGASAYLFTVPLYNRSMPSVFKAWLDQIIVDGRTISYGGQGAAAGRPAVLVSARGGGYGPGTPNEGKDFLVPSLESVLGDHAVLGLDVTTLTPELTMAPVAPTLAHLLPLHEASLADAHEQARARAEKIGRQLAA; this is encoded by the coding sequence ATGTCCTATCTGCTGCACATCGACTCCTCCTCCATAGGCACCGCCTCGGTCTCCCGCCAGGTCGCCCAGTCCTTCCGGGACGCCTGGACGGGCGAGGTCGTCCACCGGGACCTGGCCGCGTCGCCTGTGCCGCACCTCAGCGCCGCAGGCGTCTCGGCCCGCTTCACCGACCCCGCCCAGCACACCCCCGAGCAGGCCGCGGCCGTCGCCGTCCAGGACGAACTCATCGAGGAGTTCCTCGGGGCGAGCGCCTACCTGTTCACCGTGCCGCTGTACAACCGCTCGATGCCCTCGGTGTTCAAGGCGTGGCTGGACCAGATCATCGTCGACGGCCGCACCATCAGCTACGGCGGCCAGGGCGCCGCGGCCGGTCGTCCGGCCGTGCTGGTCTCCGCCCGCGGCGGCGGTTACGGCCCCGGCACCCCCAACGAGGGCAAGGACTTCCTCGTCCCGTCCCTGGAGTCCGTCCTGGGCGACCACGCCGTCCTCGGTCTCGACGTCACCACCCTCACCCCCGAGCTGACCATGGCCCCCGTCGCCCCGACGCTCGCCCACCTCCTCCCGCTCCACGAGGCGTCCCTGGCCGACGCGCACGAACAGGCCCGGGCCCGCGCCGAGAAGATCGGTCGGCAGCTCGCCGCCTGA
- a CDS encoding copper resistance CopC/CopD family protein, whose translation MLLGAVLVLLLLGGGPASAHAALRSTDPADGSVVKTSPRSITLAFTESVGLLDDSFRVLDPDNQRLKLGKSGHVEGRSDTVRVAVPEKLATGTFTVAWRVVSADSHPVSGAFTFSVGKPSPTAAVLPSDATEDPLTDGLYNIGRYLAYIAAALLVGTAAFIAVCRPPDSRPLRRPLLIGAWTLAGSSVFLFFLRAPYEAGTGPADALDPSGLARTLTGRPGLALLARLVLLAAALFVLVRQRRRAEPSRAALVVGAVLAVGLALTWAGAEHASAGIQVPVAMTSAVLHLLAMAVWLGGLVALLTLLPRASVPSRVVMRFSRVAGLSVTVLVVTGVYQSWRGLGSTAALTDTTYGRVLLAKLVAVVLLLMAGAWSRRTVTQGTATKETKTKTKEATVTVAPAEKASAEKAAVENKSRVPVLAARAADGSASTTVEVRETPPPSPPPPPAEKQPSLTPAEDARKRALRRSVLAEVVVSVVVLVLTTILTGTLPGRAAAEAATTEQSAGLPVASVINVPFDLGRPGARGKVQVTLDPGRVGDNGLQAVVYGPDGGFVSIPELRISFTLPSQDIGPLDAKVVDRGGYWGADAVNLPIPGDWEMKVTVRVSDIDQVSVTRDVPIAR comes from the coding sequence GTGCTGCTGGGCGCCGTGCTGGTCCTGCTGCTCCTCGGCGGCGGACCGGCCTCGGCGCACGCCGCGCTCCGCTCCACCGATCCCGCCGACGGAAGCGTCGTCAAGACCTCACCCCGCAGCATCACCCTCGCCTTCACCGAGTCCGTAGGCCTGCTCGACGACTCCTTCCGGGTCCTCGACCCGGACAATCAGCGTCTGAAGCTGGGCAAGTCGGGGCATGTGGAGGGCCGTTCGGACACGGTCCGGGTCGCCGTGCCGGAGAAGCTCGCGACCGGCACCTTCACGGTGGCCTGGCGCGTGGTGTCGGCGGACAGCCACCCGGTCTCCGGCGCCTTCACCTTCTCCGTGGGCAAGCCCTCTCCGACGGCGGCGGTCCTGCCCTCCGACGCCACCGAGGACCCCCTCACCGACGGCCTCTACAACATCGGCCGCTACCTCGCGTACATCGCCGCGGCCCTCCTCGTCGGCACGGCGGCCTTCATCGCCGTATGCCGTCCGCCGGACAGCCGCCCCCTGCGCCGCCCGCTGCTGATCGGCGCCTGGACCCTGGCGGGCTCCTCGGTCTTCCTGTTCTTCCTGCGCGCCCCCTACGAGGCGGGCACCGGCCCGGCCGACGCCCTCGACCCGTCCGGTCTCGCCCGCACCCTGACCGGCCGCCCCGGCCTGGCCCTGCTGGCACGGCTGGTCCTGCTCGCCGCGGCCCTCTTCGTCCTCGTACGACAGCGCAGGCGCGCCGAGCCGTCCCGCGCCGCGCTCGTGGTGGGCGCCGTGCTCGCCGTGGGCCTCGCCCTGACCTGGGCGGGCGCCGAACACGCGTCCGCCGGCATCCAGGTCCCGGTGGCGATGACCTCCGCGGTGCTGCACCTGCTGGCGATGGCGGTGTGGCTGGGCGGCCTGGTCGCCCTGCTCACCCTGCTCCCCCGGGCCTCCGTGCCCTCCCGGGTGGTCATGCGCTTCTCCCGCGTGGCCGGCCTGTCCGTGACCGTCCTGGTGGTGACCGGCGTCTACCAGTCCTGGCGCGGCCTCGGCTCCACGGCCGCGCTGACGGACACGACGTACGGCCGCGTCCTGCTCGCGAAGCTGGTCGCGGTGGTGCTGCTGCTGATGGCGGGCGCGTGGTCCCGGCGGACGGTGACCCAGGGCACTGCGACGAAGGAGACGAAGACGAAGACGAAGGAGGCGACCGTGACAGTGGCTCCGGCGGAGAAGGCTTCGGCAGAGAAGGCTGCGGTAGAGAACAAGTCCCGGGTGCCCGTCCTGGCGGCCCGGGCAGCCGACGGTTCGGCGTCGACGACGGTCGAGGTCAGGGAGACGCCCCCGCCTTCGCCCCCGCCCCCGCCCGCCGAGAAGCAGCCGTCCCTCACGCCCGCCGAGGACGCCCGTAAGCGGGCCCTTCGCCGGTCCGTGCTCGCCGAGGTCGTCGTCTCCGTCGTGGTCCTCGTCCTCACGACGATCCTGACCGGCACCCTGCCGGGCCGGGCGGCGGCGGAGGCGGCGACCACGGAGCAGTCCGCGGGCCTGCCCGTGGCCTCGGTCATCAACGTCCCCTTCGACCTCGGCAGGCCCGGCGCCCGCGGCAAGGTACAGGTCACCCTCGACCCCGGCCGCGTCGGCGACAACGGTCTCCAGGCCGTGGTCTACGGCCCCGACGGCGGCTTCGTCAGCATCCCCGAACTCCGGATCTCCTTCACCCTCCCCAGCCAGGACATCGGCCCCCTCGACGCCAAGGTCGTGGACCGCGGCGGCTACTGGGGCGCCGACGCCGTCAACCTGCCCATCCCCGGCGACTGGGAGATGAAGGTGACGGTACGGGTGTCGGACATCGACCAGGTGAGCGTGACGAGGGACGTACCGATCGCGCGCTGA
- a CDS encoding PRC-barrel domain-containing protein: MIRSADVREWRDRDVVDPKGRRIGSLEAIYVDTASDQPTMATVRTGLPTRHRLVFVPLDEAILGPGYVKVAHSKGLVKKAPSIGTDDILPAEREEAIFHHYGLAYQPGVNGERQLARR; this comes from the coding sequence ATGATCCGTTCCGCCGATGTCCGGGAATGGCGTGACCGCGACGTCGTGGACCCGAAGGGGCGCCGGATCGGCTCCCTGGAAGCGATCTATGTGGACACCGCTTCCGACCAGCCGACCATGGCCACCGTACGCACCGGGCTGCCCACCCGGCACCGCCTCGTCTTCGTCCCCCTCGACGAGGCGATTCTGGGACCGGGGTACGTCAAGGTCGCGCACTCCAAGGGACTGGTGAAGAAGGCCCCCTCCATCGGCACCGACGACATCCTGCCCGCCGAGCGGGAGGAAGCGATCTTCCACCACTACGGCCTGGCCTATCAGCCGGGCGTCAACGGCGAACGGCAGCTCGCGCGCCGCTGA